In Scleropages formosus chromosome 6, fSclFor1.1, whole genome shotgun sequence, the genomic stretch AACAAAAAGCCAGGAACTGTGTTTACACCATCAACAGCTACGATTGGATTTGCGTTCTGCAGGCCACAGAAGTTCTGGGTACAATTAATCATCGTTCTTCAAAACACCATTCCATTCTGACActtgttttgaatttgaatatttaattacaACTGTGTTCCacattaaattacagaaaaccTGGAGGCACTACCCGGAATTTAAACAATTAGGGCTTTTGTCTCTATTGAAATTTGTGGTCAAACAtgtccccaaacacacacacacacacacacacacacacacaaacacaagccaTATGGAACAAGAGGATGATAGAGTTGGACTCAGTACCTGAACTAAGAAAAGCTAGCTGATTGAAACCATCTTCGCATACACCTGCCTCCACTACACTCTTGCCTCTTCAACTCTGTGACGACAAAAATCATGAGAGGTGTTGGCCAAACTCTGTGACaacaatgtatttcttttgTATACAAGAGGAAAGCAGGTCCCATATCCACCAACCAAGGGGAAAAGACAAACAGGTAGAGGTACAACGCAATCAACTAAGAAGGCATGAGTGAGGCAGGGCCAGAGTAGAAAAGCTCAATGGGGCCTTGCCAAGCTAAATTCCACAGTTAAATAAACACTACAACACCTGGCTAGAACAGGACTGAGAGGGACAGGAACACGGGGCAAATCCAGTCAGTAAATGGTGGGGGGAATCAAATATGGCACATTCAGCACCACACTTTGACAATGCAAGTAATCATCCAAACTTGTGGGTGGCTTCAGACGGCCCGAAACACAAATATGTGGCAAAGgtgcaagaaaagaaaagttcgAAAGCTGATGCAACAGTTTCCCTTGAACTTTCAAGAGCaactttaatttcaaaattttaaaaagtcactcAAGTACAGAGAGGTCCAGGGAACAAACAGCAATCAGTCAATTAGTTAAAAAGAAGAGCTACAAATCTCATTTGTTGAAAATTTAAAGTGTACCCATCATGCAGTgcaatttatgatttttttgaagtCTCCCGATAACACTCCCAACTCCGTATATGCCCCTCcacacagctgcataaaatcCTGTGGGCCGCAGGGACTGGCCTTGAGCACTCCGGACACGGGGAAGAGTGAGCACGTCTCAAAGCAGATTtcctgaacccccccccccacacacgctCCCCCCAAGTTGGCTCCATGTCACCGGGCTTATCCAGGCTGGACACATGTCAATGGCAGATGAGACAACCATATTGAGGGACGGGCAACAGCTCTTTATTGGGAGCACTGCAGGACTACCTCTCCGTATTCTCTCCCCTTAATTCCGAAAACCCGAGGAAGCTGTAaggtttctttacattttacacgCTGCTATAAATGCACAGCTGAGAAGGTTTTTCAGAAGTCCAATTTTTCAAAGCGCTAACTCATATAATGTATTCATTTGAACTCTGTTTGAGAACAGGACCAGTTTTGCCTAATAGGTCAGGTGTGAACGAGTTGCTAATGAGCTGAAGCACCTCAACAATCTGCAAGAGCATGAACCCGAAGGCTTGGGCGGCTCGTGCCCACTCCCAAACCGCTGTTTATATAGAACGGCAGATGGGCTCaagaggggtgggggaggggagctgGACGCACAGAAAGCCTACTTCCGCCGCGCAGACGTTCCACATTAGGGAGCTAATAACCGGCCGTCTGGTCCTCCCTGCAGCGGCCAAGGCCAGGGAAGCGAAATAAACTGTGCCGTGACGGCCGCCAGACGGGACACTCCGCTCCTCAATGCCGGGCCAGGGTGGCACTGCTTGAGGGCAGTGGGAGGTGGGCCAATGGTCGAAGTCCGCCAACACAGAATGAACCGATTAAGGCGCACACTTTCATCCAGTGTGATAAACCCTGCCGTGCTCAGTGCTCCTTCGTTTCAGTGCACTGATTCTCATCAGATGTTTCACCCTCAGGTGTGACTGGCCTGGACGAAACCCTCACGGCACCGGATTGCCGCGTATTATCCCAAGCCAAGGCAACCCCAGGACACCCAGCATGCCTCTGCCAGCTTCAACAAAGTCCACAAAGAGGTCATTCAAGAGCTACGGGACACCACCCCTGCTTGTGCTGAGAAACACCACATATTGGGCAGCACAGTACACAGTTCGGGGCACAGTCAGCAGCACACCCCAGCCGCATCTTCATCTAGGCTAACAGCCCACGAGAGGCTCCTTTGATAGACCTACACAAGCTGAAGGTAGCCTAACGGTTAGGGACTCCGAATTATTACCGAGGGATAGCAGGACCCTGCAGTATATCAAAGTGAAGTACTGTGGGTACAACTGCAAGCAATGCAATCATTATAATAAAACATGTCTTGAGCAACACAATAAAGCCCAAAAATTCTCAAAAGTCTATCTGAATCAgtgttcaaaaaacaaaaatatgttgttCTGCAAGAGGCACATGTGCACAATTACAGAACTTTAATAATTTCTAGCTAACATCAAGACCTGATCTGTCAAACATGTTCACAAGGAAAGAAACATACGCTTGCTGACCACAACCTAACGTAACCTTTTGAATTAACTGTTACTGCCCATTGAAATGATACTCAAAGCTGTGGTCAGAGGCGCCTCTACAGCACTGCTTGCTGGTGCTGCACAGATCTCCAACATGAAAGAAAGCACTGACTAAAGCAGACATGAGCTTTGACCTGAAGCCCTGCCCTGTGATCTCAGCAGGCTTCCAAAAGGAATGCAACTCCGTTTCAACTAAACTCCCACCTGGGGGCGCAACGGTGGAGACAGGGGATGTCAGCTATGGAATTGGTGGCTGATGGCAGAGAGCATTCAGCATTTCCCTTGCACACCCCTTTCCCTTACTGCAACAGCTCTGTTTATTTACAACTTGGTGTACAAAGTTAGACCTCATCCTGTCCATGAATAACAAGAGCACAGTAAGACCTGGATGCGGTTCAAAGTCTACACTTCACTTATACCTTCATCTCGCCAAGCACATAAACATGCAGAAATATCCCCCATAAGCATCCCTCTTTTCCTCTATCCTTCCAGGCCCATCCTTTCTGTCACCATGCCAAGTCTACCAAGACACTGCACATTTTACAGGAATTTATACCACACTGAACTTCTATTCTTGActcatttaatgttttacctgatactttatttcactgtgacactcatttatctgacatctaTCCCTaacccaaagcaacttccaatgagacccatttatacagtcagatcatttttactttatcaattcagggtaagtcccatGATCAAGAGTGCTATCCCAGAAGGAGGATTTGAACTCAGGTCCTTTAAAGGCAAAGGGCAGATTTAACAATGGCAAGTTTATCGCTTCTATGTTACACTAAGAATTTTGCAGGTTATCGTCTAAAAGACCAAACACTTTAACCCTCCACAGGTAAAGCaggtcatttatatttatataattcaCATGAAGCTTCTTGCTTGACTGCACTAGAGACATCGTACAGAGATAAGAATCCTGCTCCAAGTGTTTTAACCACCACACACAGTATCGGCCACCTGTATATCTCAGTTCTGTTCCGCATCTCTAAAATGCTCCTTGCCAAATCCTCTGTCTGCACCCTATGAAACAAACTGTGTGAAAACATGCAGTCTGGACATCCAGCAAAGAAGCAGTGACCAAATTCTTCAGGTCTGAATTATGAAATACAGAACCGCAGGTGCGATTTCAGCTCTTAGCATTGCAAACCCTTAACCACAGCTGCCTGTGGGTGTGGGGCACTGTACAAAAGTTCAATGAGAGACTGCAGGGCAATTTAAATTTCAAGATAAGGGTAACCACAAACTATTTAACAAACTATGCAAACCtcgtgagattccacaactagACCTTGTCCATTGTGAAATTCCCCGCATCTCAAccgaaagaaacaaacacagcaaataaTTCCAACATCTCTTTTGAAatcattttgaaaggaaaatgataacacatgtaaatgtagaaaagaAAGCACTGTTACAATCTGGAAGGTTTGCGTGAGGTGTACCTGGTGGGGTTAGGCGGGGCTACTGGTGTAGGTGTGGCGGTAGAGGTGACCGTGACAGCAGTCTGGTTTGGGACCGGTTCCTGGGTTCTGGGAACCTTGCCCATGCGGTACCAGATCCCCATGTTGTTCAGCTCCCTGCAACCAGAACCCACATCACCAATTCCTCTTAATCTCATGCAAAGCAAAACCAAATATGAAACCACAGCAGATTTTATTTGAACTTCTTAAAGtgaaaaaagctttggaaatgATTTCTAAAAATGATTGTTTCCCCCTAATGTAACAGGCCAAgaaacttggggggggggggggggggggtaagttTCTCGAATCCAAAGGTCAGGATGTACCCAAACAGAAGAGATGTAATCTTACAGGCAGAACAACAAAATCAATCTGCAGGAGTTGGCTAAGATAACCATGCTAATCACTCCTTCCTTGGGTGAAAGTCTCAAAGGAAGGCACTTGGTTTCAAATTGGGGAATGACAAGAACTCATATGAACCATGACCCAAGCTGCAGCTCTACAGACCCAGGAAACCCCCTCTGAAGTACAGTCATAAAGGACAGGTAGAAGCAGCAGTCCCCTCTGCCCATGCCCTTTGCTCACCCAATGAACGTGTATTGGGGAGGGGCTTGCTTGGACCTGCCAATAATACGGATGTCACAGATGGCTGCCTCGGTGGAGTCGCGAGGGATGAACTTGATGCAAAGCCGCCTCTTCCTGAACGCTTGTTCCTCTGTGCGCCATGATGGGAAAAGGGAGGTAGGGGCCATCAGTTATACATGGCAAAATGTCCCACCAACTGGCTACAGATTAACCTTTTATAGACTCGGACAGTTTGCACTAATATTACAAGGTGTCTTGTTTCACCTCAGACAACTGGAAACGCATACCATGTTAATCTACCAACAAAATCTGAATTTGTAATAAAGATGTCAACTAGTACACAaagttaaaatgacaaatacttatttattcatcagcaGCTGGTTGTCCAATTGGTTGAGCcataactgcaataaatgttCCATAAAAGACCAAAAGAGGCCACTCTCAAGAACTCTCACGCAGACCTCCTTGCTTCTATCAAAAGAACAAAATCTGCAGCTTTAAGAACTTAGCTAAGAATCTCCTTAACGCAAGGCCAAGAGAAACCACTGTGCTAAAGTCTCAGTACGATTCTGAGGAAAAGTCAGCAGGAGGTTCTCAAaacagaaggggaaaaagaaaatgctcacGTGTGTCCACTGTTTCTTGAATAGGGATGAAGCCCACAGGCAGGGTGTCCTTCATGTCGATGAGCTTCATGTCCACAAGCACGTTGCCAAGATGGCTCTTTGAGAAGAAAGGGGAGGAGAATAGAGAccatttgaacattttattgtcATGGCTGGACCTCGACTTCAGTGAGATGACTCAACAAAAAATGGGCATCTCACCAAGGGCTTTTCTCGATATCAGGCTAATACACAAGAGGAAGGGAACTTGACTGCACTCAAGTAGAGTGATGGAACTGGATTCTGCTGCAGTGACTATGGTATTAATCATCAGTCTTGACCATGAGAGCCATTCCATATATGAGTTTCATTTGGACAGATTGGTCAAAGAGAATTAAGAAGACTGAGGCCCATCTTTAAAGTTCATCTCCACATACAAGCAGACAGAAGGCTTACCAAGCTCTAGCCTGGAGTGAGATTAAATCACAAAGCCACTGCACCCACAACACTCACTACGGTGGCTAATTAAACAGGACCTTTTTTTGTCACTGGTAATTAACAGCAGTAGCAACGGTGACTGGCAAGCAAAACGGCCTTTGCTGATGGTGCTgtcatgttttatttgcatCAAAGTTCTTAAAACAGTACAGACGCCCCACGCTTTGAAAATGACAGAGACACCCGTAAATCTGCGTatcgcttaaaaaaaaaaaaaaaactcagcagcCAAGAGATTTCTTTCAGTAAGTCCCTGTGAAAATGTGTTGGGGTGGCCATGTCTAAACAAGGCAATAAATCAGCATCTGTCATTTTCCTGCTCTCAGCAGACAGCTCTGCCAGCTCCTTCATTTTTACTCTACACTTCAAATTGACGTTGCCGTGTTGCATGGTGACacagaacattaaaacagaacattttagtCCCTCCAGATTTTTACTATGTGTGGCAGGATAGTTTTCACACCGTATCCTACAACACTGCCAGGCCCATTCTGCTCTTCTACTGAGACAAGTTGAGCACCAgcaagtttgtttttttggtttgtaCAGAACTTCACCAACGTACAGTTCAGTGGGACAAGCACGATATGATCCGAGATGGACAGTGTAAATAAGCAATAGTGGGGTGTCCAGAGAGAGATTCTGGTAAAATTTTTATGTTGTGGAAAGGGGAGGCACATCTGGAAATATTTTAGGATTATGCAACTGAaaactgttctgtttctttgctTCATTGCATGTATCActctgtgagaagagcactctataaaaataaattgaattgaatttaactgaaatacAGTCCTACTGGTTCAAGCTCAGAAGGGCAGCAATGCTATCCCTTGATTTCCTGGGCTGAAGTGACTAGGGAGGGACTAGAACTGCTAGTCATCACCAGACAAAGCTACTGTATGGCATAATCATCACAGCATCTGGCAGATGTTTTCATCCAAAGTAACACTGAATTACAGAtttagaatttacatttatacccCTTATAGGTACAACAATCaaaactttttgcttttttaataaaaattgctaAACCTTTTAGTGTCCTAACACCGCAATACTGGCATGACATACCTCCCATGTGAAGCAATGCAAATGTTGTTCATTCAACCAAATCGTatcaaacaaaaacatatcACCCCTCCAATCCTCCAGACAACAAGATGTGCACAGAAAAGCTCAACCCCAGCTGTCCCTCAACTACCACATATGTCTTTCTCTAGAGGTGCCCAAGCAAATGAAAAGGCAAGGGGACAGAGGAGGGATCCACGCATGGCAGCCTCCCTATTTAGATACCTTTATGCCATGTTTATTATTGATTAGGAAAGATTAGTACTGACAAAAGCTGGGTAGGTGTGACTGACCAATGTACTCTTCATGGCTACACCAGAGTAAACTTCACCCTTCTGTGATAATAAGCTCTTTCCTTTACCTACAGAAAAGACAAGATTTTGGATAGCTATTTGTGTAATGCTTACCCCTTTTCCAGCCTGTTTTTATACCCAATTTAATACCTGTGTTAATTTGAATTGGTAATTCTATCAGAACATCACCAGAGTCACTGTTTACCTGCTGCTCATATGAAGACAGTTTTCAAAGATCAGTCTATGCATAGTGGTTTCTAACCAGAGCAAATTAAGACCCAACTGTACTGAGATAAATGTTTGAAGTGCCATTTCAcataaattcagaatttttcaaaCAGATGTAAATATGTATCTTTCACCTTCGAAGAGGGGCTGGGTGGTTTCTAAAATTGTCTGTGGGGacattgttaaaaataaaaaaataagaaaaacaaacaaaactgaagaatCTTGCACCAAATTATCATAGTAAAGACCTACATTCTCCAGAGcaggaaaagcatcagtgagaTTTATTTGATTTAGACATTTCTATACAAGATCTGTGAGAGGAGCACTAACAATTGCAATAAAAAGGCTATGcgcaaaaaaattttaaattatatttgacAAATAACTGAGTAGCTTCGTGCAGGGTCTTTAAATACACCCTACTTTTATTCTTTGATTCATGCAAACCTGGAAGAACATGGAGGTATAGCTAGGAAAGTCAGAGACATATGCACTAGGACTTACGTTTTCTTTGGAGAACATTCGTGTGAAGCAGAGATAGCGTGTGACCTTGGATTTAAACAAGCCATCCTTCCACAAGTCAGCATCGAGGCCATCTGTTGTTTGTGAAACCTGcaagttatttaaaaagagaatCACACTTAATTTAAAACAGGTTCATACCTATATCTCCCCCCGATTATGTctttataatattaattaacaCATGCCATCTTGTTAATCCCACAACTGAATTTAAGCCCCAAAAGAGATGGGAGAAAGCAGATCAAATAAACGTCTGCTGTGCCAAAATCTACTTTTTTCAAGTGCTTCCTCGGCTTTGTGTGCTTAGCAGACACACTGGAGTGACTTATAACAACATAATCGCATTTAATGTAACTcctactgaacaaaaaaaaaagcagtacagCCATTCAAGTGTTTAAACCTGGACCCATTTCGGATAAACAAGTCCAGCTCCTACTCTACAACTCTGCCCCCATTCTTTTGTTCCACAGAAAGGCAGGAAAGCAGAATTGACTAAAAAAGGGTCTTATTAGCCTTTAAATTACATCAAGCTAACACATATGTGGATGAGACACAGCAAATGACTTCCAGAGGAAGCCCTACATGTTCCCAAGCTCATCCGGCCCCTGATCACAGCCCACACCTTTTGGGACCGTTTCTGGGTCACTGTGCACTGCATTGTGCCTCTGCGATCGCTAAGGGCCAAACCAAAAAAAGCTGACGAAAGGGTAATATACCGTACACACAAGTTCTGTGAAGAATCAATGCTTTCATTCTGTTCAGTTCAAAGACAATCCGGGAGCAAAAAGAGGAAGTCAACGTGACTAATCTGAAGGACCAGAAGGACCACCACAAAAGACACTTGGGAGGGGGGCACACTCCCCCTGGGGAGAGCCGATAAGCTGGCATCGATGTTGAGGTgggggaagggaaggagggTTGCAACAAATAATGCTCTGTTAGCACATTGCTGCTTGCTGCAGAACAGCAGAGCTGTCTTTGTGTGGAAGGATTCTCTTAGAGCAGCCTGGCTGATGGGGGGTTCCGGGGGCTGCGGGCTGTGGACCGGCTGTTCACACTGGCTCTTAAACTTCTTCTACAGAACACGCAGAAAGTGGGGGGGGGCTTTGTGAATACAACACCAACATGACAATGCACCCAAAGAGAGTGAGATGATGCACCCAGGGCAGGTCAGACTTTGACTCGGCCCTCCAATTCTGCAGCTGACCGAGCAGGGGGTCGTCTATTAATGAAATAGAAATAAGGAAAGGGAGAGAACAAATGCTGTGTGCTCCAAAGTTTTCGTGAAAGACCACTGTGGCCAAATTTACGGACCATGACATTCTGTAGTTCTGCATCCTGTGACAGGGACAAAAGTGGCTCAGCAGCTCTGGGTGCAAGTCTTCAATCAGAGACTGAACTGAACTTCTGTAGAAATACTACAGTATATAAGAAACATGTCATGACATTCAAGCAACATATATCGTATGCCCGTGTGCATCTCTGTGGTGTGTGAACGTGATCAGTATTAGATGACTGATGAAGGTGCCACAATGGCACacacaggacagcaggtagcacagtgtttAGGGATGAGGCTTTGCAATCTGATGGTCCTGGGGATCAAATGTAACTACTTCAGTAGTACCCTCAGTCAAcagacttaccctgaatttttacaatgaaattacccagctgtataaataaagggTAAATAAGTATAAGTAAACAAGTTTGCTTATTCAACAGCACTGGACAAATACAAGTTAATAATATCCACCCACACCCAGAATAAATTTTTCTCTATAACAAATGCTAGCCTTAAAAATTTTGAAAGCCTAGCAGTTACAAGTACAAAGAAAGGACCTGAAGTTATAGTATTTAGCAAGTAGACTAggtgaaactgtaaaatgtgtaatgtgtatAAGCACAAACTCTCTAAGACAGGCAACCATAAAATCAGTATgcctttttctttcctctgagatgtacgtcgctttggagaaaagtacctgctaaatgaataaatgtaaatgtctaaaaaCATTACAGGCAAAGGAGCCCCATCAAGTTAACCTCTGGGCCCATCTGCAATCTCAGCTTCTTCAACTTTGTATGTCAAAATAATTCAAACATGGTGAGAGTAACAGAACCAACAGCCAGAGGGAATGATTGGTGTTTTATTTCTACCCCAAGTACACTTAGTCAGCAAAGAGACAATGGGACAATAGAGAATTAGGAGATTAGACCAATACTTCGAACAAAACTCACTCTGGGATGTGACCGATGGATGACACAGGGTAGGGGTCACAGATACAATTACTTATGGAACAAAAAGCAGTATAAAAATCAACCCCTAccactccacacacacctccagaATTTTCATGGCAACAGATGGAGCCCATAATCTAGAATTAGATGCCACTATGAAATATCAACATGGGACAATCGCCTCCACAATCAGTCCAGTGCAAACGATGACTCAGgatgagaaaatacaatgaagaGGGATATTTAAGAATTAACTAATTAGAACCAACTGAGTAATGTGTACTTTTAAGGTGCAGTAGGAATATTAGCAGCTATTAACATGTTTCATTCCATTCTGCATTGCTACTGGCTGTAGTAAAAGGTGCAAACTtctcaaaaaaagcaaaagaaaataacGCAATGACGGGTAGGCTGCATCTGTCTGTCTACTTTCACTTCTTAGCATCTAAAGCTATTTAAGGGTGttgttcttctttttaaatatttaggggatttttaaaaatgcagaaaatccGCTCCAACAATCCAGTTGCAATAAGCTATTCTTATCTATTGTACTATTGAAAAACTATTCTATCACAGGGTCATATTATGCAAGCTGGCTGTGATTATACCACAGAATTACCACTACCAGATGAACTGTGTAGGTTATGAACCGGATGTCATTGTACTCACCACGTCATAGCCAGAGGGTGCCTTGCTCCGTGAGGCCACCACCCCGACGCCAGTGATGGGGTCCATGGGCAGCTCCGGCAGGGCGTCGGACAGGTCTCGCACTTCGGGCATCATAGCAGGGTTCTGTATCACAGAAGGTCAAAGCCATCAACACTTGTCCCATTCCCCATTTCCAACACTGCATCTGATGACAAGGTGAAAGAAGGCAGCCGAGAAAAGTGGAAAGCAACAGAACACTGAGTACATGGAGGAAGATGGTATGAAAGTACACACATACTGTTGATGTTTAGGCAGAAGCAGCTGCAAAAGCT encodes the following:
- the mvb12ba gene encoding multivesicular body subunit 12Ba, whose protein sequence is MMPEVRDLSDALPELPMDPITGVGVVASRSKAPSGYDVVSQTTDGLDADLWKDGLFKSKVTRYLCFTRMFSKENSHLGNVLVDMKLIDMKDTLPVGFIPIQETVDTQEQAFRKRRLCIKFIPRDSTEAAICDIRIIGRSKQAPPQYTFIGELNNMGIWYRMGKVPRTQEPVPNQTAVTVTSTATPTPVAPPNPTRHISMTLPANFTRKNATRPDYEHQNSNLYAISAMDGVPFMISEKFASATGNLQQVDLMGITIKSLADIEKEYEYSFRTEHSAAARLPPSPTRSPLSSES